In one Bombyx mori chromosome 22, ASM3026992v2 genomic region, the following are encoded:
- the LOC101745376 gene encoding cholinesterase 2: protein MLRPVTLAVVVVALLSAAGARLRVDPLVETRKGLIKGLRSENGEFSKFLGVPYALVDEDNPFGSSVPHPGFEEIFEAFDDSVVCPQLTDNVAVGSLQCLNLNIYVPNTATSRNKRPVMIWIHGGGFMSGSGTSRDYSFEDLVRHDVIIVSVNYRLGAFGFFCLDSADVPGNQGLKDQVLALKWIKENIEAFGGDTSKITLFGESAGGVAVELHLLTEQEKFFNRAIIQSGSVFIPGAITKPDNSIPIRMASRLGFETDNFVEAIAFLADQDPLLVVEATKSDGPVTLTDATFGSFTACIENEYNGVYRFLANAPENIDPKKLRNIPVIYGVNDHEMLILHAFISPEQYEQPAIRNYMKIAFDLKENEIEEDVTHFYIADEPFNPEVFDKFINFASNYLFNYPVERSLKKILSAGNEDIYYYVFSYDGGRNVMKKHLGITAPGAAHADELGYLLAVDLQPGELVAEEDQLVIDRITTLWTNFAKFGNPTPETSDLLPVVWSPVTASRRPFLEIGADFGLKSRPFHDRMAFWDLFYKLYGKLERIH, encoded by the exons ATGCTACGACCAGTGACTCTAGCGGTGGTCGTGGTCGCCTTGTTGTCGGCGGCGGGGGCGAGGCTCAGAGTAGACCCGCTCGTTGAGACCCGGAAGGGACTCATCAAGGGTCTTAGGTCCGAAAATGGAGAGTTCTCCAAGTTCCTGGGTGTGCCCTACGCGTTAGTAGACGAGGATAATCCTTTTGGG TCCTCAGTGCCGCACCCCGGCTTCGAGGAGATATTCGAGGCGTTCGACGATTCCGTGGTTTGTCCTCAACTCACCGACAATGTCGCGGTCGGAAGCCTCCAGTGCTTGAACCTGAACATCTACGTGCCCAACACGGCAACGTCGCGGAATAAGCGCCCGGTGATGATTTGGATCCACGGAGGGGGCTTCATGTCCGGCAGCGGAACTAGCAGAGATTACTCCTTCGAAGATCTGGTCCGACATGACGTTATCATTGTGTCGGTTAACTACCGGCTTGGAGCGTTTGGATTCTTTTGTTTGGACAGCGCCGATGTTCCTGGGAATCAGGGGTTGAAGGACCAAGTTCTTGCTTTAAAATGGATCAAGGAAAATATCGAGGCTTTCGGGGGAGATACCTCTAAGATAACTCTGTTCGGGGAAAGTGCGGGAGGCGTCGCCGTCGAGCTACACCTACTAACAGAGCAAGAGAAGTTCTTCAATCGGGCCATCATTCAGAGCGGATCTGTCTTTATTCCTGGAGCCATCACGAAACCTGACAACAGTATCCCGATACGAATGGCCAGCCGATTGGGATTCGAAACTGACAATTTCGTAGAAGCTATAGCGTTTTTAGCCGATCAAGACCCGCTCCTGGTGGTCGAAGCGACTAAATCTGATGGCCCGGTCACTTTGACGGACGCCACCTTCGGCTCGTTCACAGCTTGtatcgaaaatgaatataatGGAGTTTATAGATTTCTTGCTAATGCTCCAGAAAATATAGACCCTAAAAAGCTTCGCAATATTCCGGTTATCTACGGAGTGAACGATCATGAAATGCTAATTCTGCATGCCTTCATCAGCCCAGAGCAGTATGAGCAGCCGGCCATTAGAAACTACATGAAAATAGCTTTCGACTTGAAGGAGAACGAGATAGAAGAAGACGTAACTCATTTCTACATCGCAGACGAACCCTTCAATCCGGAGGTCTTTgataaattcattaattttgcTTCAAACTACCTCTTTAATTATCCCGTCGAGCGGTCCCTTAAGAAGATATTGAGCGCGGGCAACGAAGACATATATTACTATGTATTCTCGTACGATGGCGGTCGAAACGTTATGAAGAAACATCTTGGAATAACAGCGCCGGGCGCGGCGCATGCGGACGAGCTCGGCTACCTGCTGGCCGTGGACTTGCAGCCGGGCGAGCTTGTTGCGGAGGAGGATCAACTAGTCATCGACAGAATCACTACGCTTTGGACCAATTTTGCTAAATTCGG CAATCCGACCCCTGAAACATCTGACCTGCTGCCAGTCGTGTGGTCACCAGTGACGGCGAGCAGGCGGCCCTTCCTGGAGATCGGCGCCGACTTCGGACTCAAGAGCAGGCCTTTCCACGACCGCATGGCCTTCTGGGATCTCTTCTACAAGCTGTATGGAAAACTGGAACGCATTCACTAA